In Ailuropoda melanoleuca isolate Jingjing chromosome 4, ASM200744v2, whole genome shotgun sequence, the following proteins share a genomic window:
- the ITIH3 gene encoding inter-alpha-trypsin inhibitor heavy chain H3, whose translation MASAWWPCLILALLSGLAASGFLRSPSRPLGKRSLPEGVVNGIEVYSTKISCKVTSRFAHNVVTTRAVNRADTAKEVSFDVELPKTAFITNFTLTIDGVTYPGNVKEKEVAKKQYEKAVSQGKTAGLVKASGRKLEKFTVSVNVAAGSKVTFELTYEELLKRHKGKYEMYLKVQPKQLVKHFEIEADIYEPQGISTLDAEASFITNDFLGSALTKSFSGKKGRVSFKPSMDQQRSCPTCTDSLLHGDFIITYDVNRESPANVQIVNGYFVHFFAPQGLPVVPKSVVFVIDVSGSMHGRKMEQTKDALLKILDDMKEEDYLNIILFSGDVTIWRDSLVQATPENIQEARTFVKNIHDQGMTNINDGLMRAINMLNKAREEHRVPERSTSIVIMLTDGDANVGESRPEKIQENVRNAIGGKFPLYNLGFGNNLNYNFLESMALENHGLARRIYEDSDANLQLQGFYEEVANPLLTGVEVEYPENAIQDLTQNAYQHFYDGSEIVVAGRLLDEDMNNFKADVKGHGATSDLTFTEEVDMKEMEKALKEQDYIFGNYIERLWAYLTIEQLLEKRKNAHGEEKENLTAQALDLSLKYHFVTPLTSMVVTKPEDNEDQTAIADKPGEGPVDTEAARSMAYLTSYQPPQTPYYYVDGDPHFIIQVPQKDDAICFNIDEDPGTVLRLILDPVTGLTVNGQIIGEKGGISDSKTRKTYFGKLGIANAHMDFRMEVTPDKIILWNGAAQSTLGWLDTVTVTQDGLSVTINRKKNMVVSFGDGVTFVVVLHQVWKKHPVHQDYLGFYVVDSHRMSAQTHGLLGQFFHPFEFEVSDIHPGSDPTKPDATMVVKNHRLTVTRGSQKDYRKDVSIGTKVACWFVHNNGEGLIDGVHSDYIIPKLF comes from the exons ATGGCATCTGCGTGGTGGCCCTGCCTCATCTTGGCCCTGCTCTCTGGCTTGGCGGCCTCTGGCTTCCTGAGAAGCCCCTCCCGGCCACTGGGG AAACGGAGCCTCCCGGAAGGG GTCGTCAATGGGATCGAGGTCTACAGTACCAAGATCAGCTGCAAGGTGACCTCCCGCTTTGCTCACAATGTTGTCACCACCAGAGCCGTCAACCGCGCAGACACCGCCAAGGAGGTGTCCTTTGATGTGGAGCTGCCCAAGACGGCCTTCATCACCAACTTCACCTT GACCATCGACGGTGTTACCTACCCCGGGAATGTCAAGGAGAAGGAAGTCGCCAAGAAACAGTATGAAAAGGCTGTGTCCCAGGGCAAGACAGCCGGCTTGGTCAA GGCCTCCGGGAGGAAGCTGGAGAAATTCACAGTCTCCGTCAATGTGGCTGCGGGCAGCAAGGTCACCTTCGAGCTCACCTACGAGGAGCTGCTGAAGAGGCACAAGGGCAAATACGAGATGTACCTTAAAGTCCAGCCCAAGCAACTGGTCAAGCACTTTGAG ATCGAGGCAGACATCTACGAGCCCCAGGGCATCAGCACGCTGGATGCTGAGGCCTCGTTCATCACCAACGACTTCCTGGGCAGCGCCCTCACCAAGTCCTTCTCAGGGAAAAAG GGCCGCGTGTCCTTCAAGCCCAGCATGGACCAACAGCGCTCGTGCCCAACTTGTACAGACTCCCTCCTCCACGGGGATTTCATCATCACCTACGACGTGAACAGGGAGTCTCCGGCCAACGTGCAG aTAGTCAACGGCTACTTTGTGCATTTCTTTGCACCTCAAGGCCTCCCAGTGGTGCCCAAGAGCGTGGTCTTCGTGATTGACGTCAGCGGCTCCATGCACGGTCGGAAAATGGAGCAG ACGAAGGATGCCCTCCTCAAGATCCTGGATGATATGAAAGAGGAGGACTACCTGAATATCATTCTGTTTAGTGGGGATGTGACCATCTGGAGAGACAGTTTAGTTCAAGCCACTCCCGAGAACATCCAGGAGGCCAGGACATTTGTGAAGAATATTCATGATCAAGGAA TGACCAACATCAACGATGGGCTGATGAGGGCCATCAACATGCTGAACAAGGCCCGGGAGGAACACAGAGTCCCAGAGAGGAGCACCTCCATCGTCATCATGCTGACCGACGGGGATGCCAACGTTG GGGAAAGCAGACCCGAAAAAATCCAAGAGAATGTACGCAACGCCATTGGGGGCAAGTTCCCCTTGTATAACCTGGGCTTTGGCAACAATCTGAATTATAACTTCCTGGAGAGCATGGCTCTGGAGAACCACGGGCTGGCCCGGCGCATTTATGAGGATTCTGATGCCAACCTGCAGTTGCAG GGCTTCTATGAGGAGGTGGCTAACCCACTGCTGACAGGCGTGGAGGTGGAGTACCCCGAGAACGCTATCCAGGACCTCACCCAGAACGCTTACCAGCACTTCTACGATGGCTCTGAGATCGTGGTGGCTGGCCGCCTGCTGGACGAGGACATGAACAACTTTAAGGCGGATGTAAAGGGCCACGGG GCCACCAGTGATCTGACCTTCACAGAAGAGGTGGacatgaaggaaatggaaaaggcTCTGAAGGAGCAGGACTACATTTTCGGGAACTACATCGAGCGGCTCTGGGCCTACCTCACCATAGAGCAGCTGCTGGAGAAACG CAAGAATGCccatggggaggagaaggagaacctCACAGCCCAGGCCCTGGACCTGTCCCTCAAGTACCACTTTGTGACTCCACTGACCTCCATGGTGGTGACCAAGCCTGAGGACAATGAGGACCAGACAGCCATCGCTGATAAGCCTGGAGAAG GGCCTGTGGACACAGAAG CGGCACGCTCCATGGCTTACCTGA CCAGCTACCAGCCTCCTCAGACGCCCTACTACTACG TGGATGGGGACCCCCACTTCATCATCCAAGTCCCGCAGAAAGACGATGCCATCTGCTTTAACATCGATGAGGATCCAGGCACAGTGCTGCGCCTCATTCTGGACCCCGTCACAG GCCTCACAGTTAACGGGCAGATCATTGGCGAGAAGGGAGGCATCTCTGACTCCAAGACCAGAAAGACTTACTTTGGCAAACTGGGCATTGCCAACGCTCACATGGACTTCCGGATGGAGGTGACACCAGACAAGATCATTCTGTGGAACGGAGCCGCACAGAGCACCTTGGGCTGGCTGGACACGGTCACAGTCACACAGGATGG GCTGTCTGTGACCATCAACAGGAAGAAGAATATGGTGGTCTCCTTTGGAGATGGGGTTACGTTTGTGGTCGTCCTGCACCAGGTGTGGAAGAAGCACCCTGTCCACCAGGACTATCTGGGCTTCTATGTGGTGGACAGTCACCGGATGTCGGCACAGACACATGGGCTGCTGG GACAATTCTTCCATCCCTTTGAATTTGAAGTGTCTGACATCCATCCAGGCTCTGACCCCACAAAGCCAGACGCCACCATGGTGGTGAAGAACCATCGGCTGACGGTCACCAG gGGCTCCCAGAAGGACTACAGGAAGGATGTCAGCATCGGCACCAAGGTCGCCTGCTGGTTTGTCCACAACAATGGGGAAGGACTGATTGATGGTGTCCACAGTGACTACATCATCCCCAAGCTGTTCTGA